In one window of Helianthus annuus cultivar XRQ/B chromosome 17, HanXRQr2.0-SUNRISE, whole genome shotgun sequence DNA:
- the LOC110925538 gene encoding CBS domain-containing protein CBSX5, with the protein MARKFLATEVSDLCVGKPPLRWLPATATVADAVAALKRSGDINVSVWNCNNHDVVLCRCIGKICMVDVIDYVCKEDNPFESSLLDLLPKVDDGRIKHLEANSSLLEAIDSILEGAQNLVIPIKTYNQRQQHLITNPSLGTTTSTTLHNGKEYCWLNREDIIRFILNSINVFSPIPTFTIESLNIISNETLTVHYDDPASSALPLITRSHLNQTSVAVVNQDNTLIGEISPFALSCCDETIIAAITTLSAGDLMAYLDYSGPPEDLVHLVKMRLQERNLTGMMDMMDDYYNPLSSSSSSSSDEEFGAWKNGGMGRSYPGRRSEAIVCNPWNTLMAVMVQMIAHRVSYAWVVKEDYGLVGIVTFTEILRQFRSTVGSSNTKVR; encoded by the exons ATGGCACGTAAATTCCTTGCGACAGAAGTCTCCGATCTGTGCGTCGGAAAACCTCCACTGCGGTGGTTGCCGGCCACCGCAACCGTGGCGGACGCCGTGGCAGCACTGAAGAGGTCCGGCGATATCAATGTAAGTGTCTGGAACTGCAATAATCATGACGTCGTTTTGTGCCGGTGTATTGGAAAGATCTGTATGGTTGATGTGATTGATTATGTTTGTAAAGAGGACAATCCTTTTGAATCAAGTCTTTTGGATCTGCTTCCTAAAGTTGATGATGGGAGAATTAAACATCTCGAAGCTAATTCCAg TTTGTTAGAGGCGATAGATAGCATACTTGAAGGGGCTCAGAACTTGGTCATACCGATCAAAACATATAATCAAAGGCAACAACACCTAATCACTAATCCTTCTTTGGGTACTACTACCAGTACCACACTTCACAATGGCAAAGAGTATTGTTGGTTGAACCGAGAAGACATTATCCGTTTCATCCTAAACTCAATCAACGTCTTCTCCCCAATACCCACTTTCACAATCGAATCACTCAACATTATCAGCAACGAGACCCTAACCGTCCACTACGACGACCCTGCATCCTCTGCATTACCCTTGATCACTCGCTCACATTTAAACCAAACTTCTGTAGCAGTTGTTAACCAAGACAACACTTTAATAGGCGAAATCTCCCCCTTTGCCCTCTCGTGCTGCGATGAAACCATCATCGCCGCTATTACAACCCTATCCGCAGGAGATCTCATGGCATACCTTGACTACAGTGGGCCACCTGAGGATCTAGTCCACTTGGTTAAAATGAGGCTGCAAGAGAGAAACTTGACCGGCATGATGGATATGATGGATGATTATTACAACCCCTTGTCTTCTTCCTCGTCTTCAAGTTCAGACGAGGAGTTTGGCGCGTGGAAGAATGGTGGCATGGGGCGGAGTTACCCAGGGAGGCGGTCAGAGGCCATAGTTTGCAACCCGTGGAACACGTTGATGGCGGTTATGGTTCAGATGATTGCTCATCGTGTTAGTTACGCTTGGGTTGTTAAGGAGGATTATGGTTTGGTGGGAATTGTGACGTTTACCGAGATTTTGAGGCAGTTTAGGAGTACTGTTGGTTCATCGAATACCAAGGTACGATAA
- the LOC110924710 gene encoding E3 ubiquitin-protein ligase AIRP2, producing MYVGSMRRYFKDSLKVLEADIQHANTLASDFSREYNGACVQMRMSYSPAAQFFLFFVQWSDCHLAGALGLLRILIFQVYDDGTTTMFTHERKASIREFYGSIYPSLMQLQSGVTDSEERKQKKVCMERYKKREDEDYNRYSDVYIEWEEECGICMEMNSKLVLPKCNHAMSSKCLNVRRVRDESSHVKKAGNTISHVIQFRMLLWKPKFTC from the exons ATGTATGTGGGATCAATGAGAAGATATTTCAAGGATTCTCTCAAAGTTCTTGAAGCGGATATTCAACATGCCAATACTCT GGCATCTGATTTTTCACGGGAGTACAATGGCGCGTGTGTGCAGATGAGAATGTCGTATAGCCCGGCTGCACAGTTTTTCCTTTTCTTTGTTCAGTGGTCAGACTGCCACCTTGCGGGTGCTCTCGGACTCTTGAGGATCTTGATATTTCAG GTTTACGATGATGGCACCACCACCATGTTCACACATGAACGGAAAGCGAGCATAAGAGAATTCTATG GAAGCATATATCCGTCTTTAATGCAACTTCAAAGTGGTGTCACTGATTCTGAAGAAAGAAAGCAAAAGAAGGTATGCATGGAAAGGTATAAAAAACGAGAAGATGAAGATTACAATCGATATTCTGACGTTTACATTGAATGGGAAGAAGAATGTGGTATTTGTATGGAGATGAATAGCAAACTCGTCTTACCCAAATGTAACCATGCCATGTCTTCAAAATGCCTTAACGTACGACGCGTACGCGATGAAAGTTCGCACGTTAAAAAAGCAGGAAATACAATTTCGCATGTTatacaatttcgcatgttgttaTGGAAACCCAAATTCACATGTTAG